In Synechococcus sp. Nb3U1, one DNA window encodes the following:
- a CDS encoding CIA30 family protein produces the protein MSWDLGRFLNTLTYYDALPFAEVWRWVQNGFQPKSSVNPVPPFLSGAIPSQVLLLGQGLPVGLAEALRQQGVEVLDSSPVWATATVFLGLEDVELAKTHLEQMGHQTEQMLFDFRQPNPEFNEFWGILDDVVMGGVSQSQLRWGEQQLLFTGQVSTANSGGFVSTRTRNLEPPLDLSEFAGLELRLQGDGQRYKFFVRDQTGWDSPAYSYAFETSPEAEQTLRIPFGEMVPTFRARIVPAAPPLNTRRICSLQLMLSKFEADGSLNPRFRPGSFQLRLRWIGAYRRDPLPQIIGVVRGRISEQLLALIQACSPRWCGVEAAVDVEEPILVAQLLRVMRSPQAVGQVERVEQFHA, from the coding sequence ATGTCCTGGGATCTGGGCCGATTCTTGAATACTCTGACCTACTACGATGCGCTGCCCTTTGCAGAGGTTTGGCGCTGGGTACAAAATGGGTTTCAGCCAAAGTCGAGCGTCAATCCTGTGCCACCTTTCCTTTCCGGGGCGATCCCTTCTCAAGTTCTGTTGCTGGGGCAAGGGTTGCCAGTCGGGTTAGCAGAGGCCCTGAGGCAGCAGGGAGTGGAGGTACTTGACTCCAGCCCGGTTTGGGCGACGGCGACCGTGTTCCTGGGTCTAGAGGATGTGGAACTGGCCAAAACCCATCTGGAGCAGATGGGCCACCAGACGGAGCAGATGCTGTTTGATTTTCGCCAACCCAACCCAGAGTTCAACGAGTTTTGGGGCATCTTGGATGATGTGGTCATGGGGGGGGTGAGCCAAAGCCAGTTGCGATGGGGGGAGCAGCAGCTTCTGTTCACAGGGCAGGTTTCTACGGCCAACTCTGGCGGGTTTGTTTCCACACGCACCCGCAACCTAGAACCGCCCTTGGATTTGTCAGAGTTTGCGGGCCTGGAGCTGCGCCTGCAAGGAGATGGACAACGTTACAAGTTCTTTGTGCGGGACCAAACCGGGTGGGATAGTCCTGCTTATAGCTATGCCTTTGAGACCTCGCCTGAGGCGGAGCAGACCCTACGGATCCCGTTTGGCGAGATGGTGCCCACCTTTCGCGCCCGTATCGTGCCCGCTGCTCCTCCCTTGAATACCCGTCGGATCTGCTCGTTGCAGTTGATGCTGAGTAAGTTTGAGGCGGATGGTAGCCTGAACCCCCGTTTTCGTCCGGGATCCTTTCAACTGCGCTTGCGGTGGATCGGGGCCTATCGCCGGGATCCCTTGCCGCAAATCATCGGGGTGGTGCGAGGCCGGATCTCCGAGCAACTGCTGGCTCTCATACAAGCGTGTTCTCCCCGTTGGTGTGGGGTGGAAGCTGCTGTGGATGTGGAAGAGCCCATCCTGGTGGCACAATTACTGCGGGTGATGCGGTCGCCACAAGCTGTGGGCCAAGTTGAACGGGTTGAACAGTTCCATGCTTAA
- a CDS encoding aldose epimerase family protein: MYSITSFPQPYLTYLLKDEQSGAEAEIVPERGGILTRWRMDGPPGRAEHDGEEILYMDEERFLDPSLTVRGGIPILFPICGNLPENTYSHAGQRYTLKQHGFARNLPWQVVDQDTEGQASLTLMLESNAETLSVYPFEFTLLFSYQLRDRQLLFKQHITNRSEKPMPFSVGFHPYFHVEEAVKPKLQLGIPAHELYDHLSKTSAPFAGSLDWTAPEIDVAFKSLSAQEAVVTDPVAGRRLILTYDEIFSTLVFWTVQGKPFFCLEPWTGPRNALITGEKLIQLPPGDSLETQFALRVEALG; encoded by the coding sequence GTGTACAGCATCACCTCATTCCCCCAGCCCTACCTGACCTATCTCCTCAAAGATGAACAGAGCGGGGCAGAAGCAGAGATCGTGCCCGAGCGGGGCGGCATTCTCACCCGTTGGCGTATGGATGGCCCTCCGGGCCGTGCAGAGCACGATGGAGAAGAGATCCTCTACATGGATGAGGAACGGTTTCTGGATCCCAGCCTGACGGTACGGGGCGGTATCCCAATCCTATTCCCTATTTGTGGCAATCTGCCCGAGAACACCTACAGCCATGCAGGACAGAGATACACCCTCAAACAGCACGGTTTTGCCCGGAACCTACCCTGGCAGGTGGTGGATCAAGACACCGAGGGTCAAGCCTCTCTAACGTTGATGTTGGAAAGCAATGCCGAAACCCTGTCAGTTTATCCCTTCGAGTTCACGCTTCTGTTCAGCTACCAACTTCGGGATCGCCAGCTTCTCTTCAAGCAACACATCACCAACCGCTCTGAAAAGCCCATGCCTTTTTCAGTCGGGTTTCACCCCTATTTTCATGTGGAGGAGGCCGTTAAACCGAAGTTACAGCTTGGGATCCCGGCCCATGAACTCTACGACCACCTCAGCAAAACCAGCGCCCCTTTTGCGGGTAGCTTGGATTGGACAGCTCCTGAAATCGATGTGGCCTTCAAGTCGTTGTCTGCTCAAGAGGCAGTGGTTACGGATCCGGTGGCGGGGAGAAGGCTAATCCTCACCTACGACGAGATCTTCAGCACCCTCGTTTTCTGGACGGTGCAGGGCAAACCCTTCTTTTGTCTGGAACCCTGGACAGGGCCACGCAATGCTCTGATCACAGGCGAAAAGCTGATCCAACTGCCACCAGGAGATAGCCTAGAAACTCAGTTTGCGCTGCGGGTAGAGGCTCTGGGCTAA
- a CDS encoding GAF domain-containing protein produces the protein MTAASSDPHLTSPADLLAQNRYLNALHQIGLALLDRRELSELLQVIVQQAADWLGAPKGFLFRVSGTDPNVMRLEVGLNTSPDLVGQRIRPGEGLAGLVWQTGSPVQVEDYLTWPERLGIDSDSRAMIGVPLRLRTQVVGVLGLAHTELGRCFSLLELQGLEQFAQLAALALDNAQLFQEAQRELRERRLAEAALAEEQQRLISTLASIGDGVIGTDCAGRITLFNPAAEQLTGWAAAEAIGSPLSQVLRLLHQESREPHPDLVSAVLNQGRALGLSPATVLIDKAQTERFLSASAAPITDFAGNISGVVVIFRDITRYRNTELALRQSLEREHLLANVALRIHRSFELGQILSTAAADVRRLLQADRVLFYQFQPNGEAWVIEESVDPAWPKALGRVIHPTWFGDLLAHYRQGKVRIVEDLQHWTTPTPQLQQYLQECQVRAQLVVPLFPNQDLWGMLAAHQCGQPRQWQPEEISLMEQIATQMEIALQQTSLYQQVCELNEQLERKVRTRTTQLNKQLNTLKLQEQLLDAVETAVVVTDREGHITYWNRFASNLYGLAGGAILGELIIDGIPVSTEQALTLLQAIRTGEKWSGEVELARWAVSEASLTNWKALVDVDSTSPENLGSGSPHTVLIKHTPLRDEMGLLQGSIGISVDITPQKQVERELEERMQELQALNRLKDDFLSTVSHELRTPMANMKMSIHLLRLALEDLQENSPAHWAKAQRYLGILQQECFRETELINDLLDLQRLESGVQNLQWEWIPLRQWLPSLLKPFEARTQQRQQTLTLILHPTLVQIRTDPSSLGRILAELLNNACKYSPPTAQIQVEVIRPSSASLFAVSGVDPAERIGFAITNTGVEIPPEQQERIFEKFYRIPSGDPWKQGGTGLGLALIQRMVVQLQGSIRVSSGNNQTCFCVELPVDGSLQA, from the coding sequence ATGACCGCTGCCTCATCCGACCCACACCTGACCTCTCCAGCCGACCTCTTGGCTCAAAATCGCTATCTCAACGCCCTACACCAGATTGGGTTGGCGCTGCTAGACCGGCGTGAGCTGTCTGAACTTCTACAGGTGATTGTGCAGCAGGCAGCAGATTGGCTGGGGGCACCCAAAGGATTCCTGTTCCGAGTCAGTGGGACGGATCCGAATGTCATGCGGCTGGAGGTGGGGTTGAATACCTCTCCTGACTTGGTCGGCCAACGAATCAGGCCTGGAGAAGGGTTAGCTGGGCTTGTGTGGCAAACGGGATCCCCGGTGCAGGTGGAAGATTACCTGACTTGGCCGGAACGGCTGGGAATCGACTCCGATAGTCGCGCCATGATCGGAGTGCCCCTGCGGTTGCGTACACAGGTGGTGGGGGTGTTAGGGCTAGCGCATACGGAGTTGGGGCGGTGTTTTTCCCTACTAGAACTGCAGGGGCTAGAACAATTTGCCCAGTTGGCGGCCTTAGCCCTGGATAATGCTCAGCTTTTTCAGGAGGCCCAACGGGAGCTGCGGGAGCGGCGTTTGGCAGAAGCTGCCCTAGCCGAAGAACAACAACGGCTAATTTCCACTCTGGCGAGCATTGGCGATGGGGTCATTGGCACCGATTGCGCTGGACGGATTACCCTGTTCAACCCCGCCGCCGAACAACTGACCGGTTGGGCCGCCGCCGAAGCCATCGGATCCCCCCTCAGTCAGGTGCTCCGTTTGTTGCATCAAGAGAGTCGGGAACCTCATCCAGATTTGGTGTCAGCGGTGCTGAATCAAGGGAGGGCTTTGGGGCTATCTCCCGCCACCGTGCTCATCGACAAAGCCCAAACAGAGCGATTCCTATCCGCTAGTGCCGCCCCCATTACCGACTTTGCCGGGAACATTTCTGGGGTAGTGGTGATCTTCCGAGACATTACTCGCTACCGAAACACAGAACTGGCTTTGCGACAAAGCCTAGAACGAGAACATCTACTGGCCAATGTTGCACTCAGGATCCACCGTTCCTTTGAATTGGGGCAAATTCTCTCCACAGCCGCCGCAGATGTGCGACGGCTTTTGCAAGCGGATCGAGTGTTGTTCTACCAGTTTCAGCCGAACGGAGAAGCCTGGGTTATCGAAGAATCGGTGGATCCGGCCTGGCCAAAAGCATTGGGTCGGGTCATTCATCCCACTTGGTTCGGGGATCTGTTGGCGCACTACCGTCAGGGCAAAGTGCGTATCGTCGAAGACCTGCAGCACTGGACAACCCCAACACCCCAGTTGCAGCAATACCTGCAGGAGTGTCAAGTGCGTGCCCAGTTGGTGGTGCCTTTATTTCCGAATCAGGATCTATGGGGCATGTTGGCGGCTCATCAATGTGGGCAACCCCGCCAGTGGCAACCGGAGGAGATTAGCCTGATGGAGCAAATAGCCACTCAGATGGAAATTGCCCTGCAGCAGACTTCCTTGTATCAACAAGTTTGTGAACTGAATGAGCAACTGGAGCGAAAAGTGCGCACCCGCACCACGCAGTTGAACAAACAGCTCAACACCCTCAAGTTGCAAGAACAGTTGTTGGATGCGGTGGAAACTGCTGTTGTGGTTACGGATCGAGAGGGGCATATCACCTATTGGAATCGCTTTGCCAGCAATCTCTACGGCCTTGCGGGTGGGGCCATTTTGGGAGAACTGATTATAGACGGGATCCCTGTCTCGACAGAACAGGCCTTGACCCTGTTGCAAGCCATCCGAACGGGAGAAAAATGGTCAGGAGAAGTGGAATTGGCTCGGTGGGCCGTTTCTGAAGCCTCACTCACCAACTGGAAAGCCCTAGTCGATGTCGATTCCACCAGCCCTGAGAACCTAGGTTCGGGATCCCCGCACACTGTTCTGATCAAACACACTCCCTTGCGGGATGAGATGGGCCTGTTACAGGGCAGCATCGGCATCAGTGTCGATATTACCCCACAAAAGCAAGTGGAACGGGAGCTAGAAGAACGGATGCAGGAGTTGCAAGCCCTCAACCGCCTTAAAGATGATTTCCTCAGCACGGTTTCCCATGAGCTGCGCACGCCAATGGCAAACATGAAAATGAGCATTCATCTGTTGCGTCTGGCCCTAGAAGATCTCCAAGAGAACTCACCTGCCCATTGGGCAAAAGCACAACGGTACTTGGGGATCCTGCAACAGGAATGTTTCAGAGAAACGGAGCTCATCAACGATCTGTTGGATCTCCAAAGGCTGGAAAGTGGGGTTCAGAACTTGCAGTGGGAATGGATCCCGCTCCGGCAGTGGTTACCCTCTTTGCTAAAGCCCTTCGAGGCACGCACCCAACAACGGCAGCAAACCCTGACCCTGATCCTTCACCCCACCCTTGTTCAGATTCGGACTGACCCCAGCAGTTTGGGGCGTATTTTGGCGGAATTGCTCAACAATGCCTGTAAGTATTCTCCCCCCACAGCTCAGATCCAGGTTGAAGTGATTCGTCCCTCCTCTGCTTCTCTTTTCGCGGTGTCTGGGGTGGATCCCGCCGAGCGAATTGGTTTTGCCATCACCAATACGGGAGTTGAGATCCCACCCGAACAGCAGGAGCGTATTTTCGAGAAGTTTTATCGCATCCCTTCAGGGGATCCCTGGAAACAAGGGGGCACAGGACTGGGATTGGCACTGATTCAACGAATGGTGGTGCAGCTACAAGGCTCGATTCGGGTCAGCAGTGGCAACAACCAAACCTGCTTTTGTGTTGAGCTCCCCGTGGATGGTAGTCTTCAGGCTTAA
- a CDS encoding O-antigen ligase family protein, with the protein MASSAAVESSEGTQRIPPFWRQGWLLGAAALIPVNLAPSLLLVLLGIGRSYLRWGWEVFRDPLHRLALGLSLGVVAVALLGQDWQLSLPGMFNYWPFLLMMPVFARVLVGVVGRRRLAQVLVLGSWLMLLLGWGEVLWGWQGDLFLGPIWITGVAGGERPAAAFTSPNILAIYLVITLCLAAGLWLDQPRTGWRIWLGATLGLGSLLLILTASRNGWGAGALVLLLGLGLRRCWWGLGILIGLGSASLVAALDWPGWRAVVPRLLWSRLADTFDPQATYFSSTANRVDAWRFALEMVRERPLTGWGWQSFADLYNAQNPPELLGHCHNLYLHLAAEGGIPLLLGYLLLWGWILLQGLGAWRQSQEGVLLGILLALGALFASGLLDVVILDGRIHLMATLLLGAVLGASQERQGTAPETEATQMPRLDLP; encoded by the coding sequence ATGGCCTCGTCTGCAGCCGTGGAATCTTCTGAAGGAACTCAAAGAATACCCCCCTTCTGGCGACAGGGATGGCTCTTGGGGGCGGCGGCGCTGATCCCGGTGAATTTGGCCCCCAGTTTGTTGTTGGTACTGCTCGGCATCGGTCGGAGCTATCTCCGTTGGGGATGGGAAGTGTTTCGGGATCCCTTGCATCGGTTGGCCTTGGGGTTAAGCCTTGGGGTGGTGGCGGTGGCACTGCTGGGACAGGATTGGCAGCTGAGTTTGCCGGGTATGTTCAATTACTGGCCTTTCTTATTGATGATGCCGGTTTTTGCCAGAGTGCTGGTGGGTGTGGTGGGGCGCAGACGGTTGGCACAAGTGCTGGTGCTGGGCAGTTGGCTGATGCTGCTGCTGGGTTGGGGGGAGGTTCTGTGGGGTTGGCAGGGGGATCTGTTTTTGGGGCCGATCTGGATCACAGGGGTTGCAGGGGGGGAGCGACCGGCGGCAGCCTTTACCTCGCCGAATATCCTGGCCATTTATCTGGTGATCACCCTCTGTTTGGCGGCAGGACTGTGGCTGGATCAACCCAGAACAGGCTGGCGAATCTGGCTGGGGGCAACCCTGGGGTTGGGATCCCTGTTGTTGATCTTGACGGCCTCCCGCAATGGGTGGGGAGCAGGGGCTTTGGTCTTGCTGCTCGGGTTGGGGCTACGGCGCTGCTGGTGGGGCCTGGGGATCCTCATCGGGTTGGGGAGCGCCAGTTTGGTGGCGGCTTTGGATTGGCCCGGTTGGCGTGCCGTTGTGCCTCGCTTGCTCTGGAGTCGCTTGGCCGATACCTTCGACCCGCAGGCCACCTACTTCAGTTCCACCGCCAATCGGGTGGATGCCTGGCGTTTTGCGCTGGAAATGGTGCGAGAACGCCCCCTGACCGGGTGGGGTTGGCAGAGTTTTGCCGATCTCTACAATGCCCAAAATCCACCGGAGCTGCTGGGCCATTGTCACAATTTATATCTTCATTTGGCGGCTGAGGGCGGGATCCCACTATTACTGGGTTACCTGTTGCTGTGGGGGTGGATTTTGTTGCAGGGCCTCGGGGCTTGGCGCCAGAGTCAAGAGGGGGTGCTGTTGGGAATTCTCTTGGCGCTGGGAGCTTTGTTTGCCTCTGGATTGTTGGATGTGGTGATTTTGGATGGTCGGATCCATCTGATGGCGACTTTGCTCTTGGGAGCCGTCCTGGGGGCTAGTCAGGAAAGGCAAGGGACAGCTCCCGAAACGGAAGCTACCCAAATGCCACGGTTGGATCTACCGTGA
- a CDS encoding 2Fe-2S iron-sulfur cluster-binding protein, whose translation MPSPQSAPSYPVHIHDRQRDRHYWIQVPADQYILASAEAQGIPLPFACRNGACTTCAVRVRQGSLYQPEAMGISRELKEQGYGLLCVGYARSELWVETQDEDEVYELQFGRYFGKGRVRPGIPIEDE comes from the coding sequence ATGCCTTCCCCCCAGTCCGCTCCCTCTTATCCGGTTCACATCCATGATCGCCAACGGGATCGGCATTATTGGATCCAGGTGCCCGCCGATCAATACATTTTGGCCAGCGCAGAAGCCCAAGGGATCCCTCTGCCATTTGCCTGTCGCAATGGGGCCTGTACCACTTGTGCGGTGCGGGTACGACAGGGATCCCTTTACCAACCGGAAGCGATGGGGATCTCGCGGGAACTGAAGGAGCAGGGCTATGGGCTGTTGTGCGTAGGCTATGCACGCTCGGAGCTATGGGTGGAAACCCAGGATGAAGACGAAGTGTATGAGCTGCAATTTGGGCGCTACTTTGGCAAGGGACGGGTACGACCGGGGATCCCGATTGAGGATGAGTGA
- a CDS encoding phosphomannose isomerase type II C-terminal cupin domain, producing MLETPKSDLAPPEKLPVPLSAETLAQLIESNTESRPWGTFTVLEEGPGYKIKRIVVLPKHRLSLQMHYHRSEHWIVVAGTAKVTCGSEEKIITSNQSTYVPPCTQHRLENPGVIPLVIIEVQNGQYLGEDDIIRFSDDYARTNGSQPQKA from the coding sequence ATGCTGGAAACCCCTAAGTCAGACCTAGCCCCACCGGAAAAACTCCCTGTTCCCCTCTCTGCAGAGACTTTAGCCCAGTTGATCGAGAGCAATACGGAAAGTCGTCCCTGGGGCACCTTTACCGTGCTCGAGGAGGGCCCCGGCTACAAAATCAAGCGGATCGTGGTGTTGCCCAAACATCGGCTCAGCCTGCAAATGCACTACCACCGCAGCGAACATTGGATCGTCGTCGCCGGCACCGCCAAGGTCACCTGTGGGAGCGAAGAAAAGATCATCACCTCCAACCAATCCACCTACGTGCCCCCCTGCACCCAACATCGCCTAGAAAATCCGGGTGTCATTCCTCTGGTGATCATCGAAGTGCAAAACGGCCAGTACTTGGGCGAGGACGACATCATTCGGTTTAGCGATGACTACGCACGAACGAATGGCAGCCAACCCCAGAAAGCCTAG
- a CDS encoding ABC transporter ATP-binding protein — MKALEAQHLKKSYRASHGPGGHRQGGKEVQAVVDVSLTIAAGEILAFLGPNGAGKTTTIKLIAGLIRPDAGTVRIVGRDPHQEEQARAQVGAVLEGNRNLYWRLTPLQNLEYFGVLRGLKAKTARQRGLELLETFGLTEKQGVAVQTLSRGMQQKLAIATALIHRPALLLLDEPTLGLDVEAAQTVKSLIRQIAAAGQAILLTTHQLDIAEVLSDQVAVIQGGVIIAQAPTRELIRHFAGTASTYHIELEQAIDSERAAQLGSLGGVVEEPHRLRFTGSSEQLYRVLDRINPIPLLSLKREEADLTHIFLKLLKKGNGEG; from the coding sequence ATGAAAGCTCTAGAAGCCCAGCACCTGAAAAAATCCTATCGTGCTTCACACGGCCCGGGAGGACATCGACAGGGGGGCAAAGAGGTACAGGCGGTGGTGGATGTCTCCTTGACGATTGCAGCCGGTGAGATCCTGGCCTTTTTGGGGCCCAATGGGGCGGGCAAAACCACCACGATTAAACTGATTGCTGGGTTGATTCGCCCAGATGCCGGTACGGTACGCATTGTCGGACGGGATCCCCATCAAGAGGAACAGGCTCGGGCGCAGGTGGGCGCGGTGCTGGAGGGCAATCGTAACCTATACTGGCGGCTCACCCCTCTACAAAACCTGGAATACTTCGGCGTACTGCGGGGTCTCAAGGCGAAAACCGCTCGGCAACGGGGATTGGAGCTGCTAGAAACCTTTGGGTTAACGGAAAAACAAGGGGTAGCGGTGCAAACCCTTTCGCGGGGGATGCAACAAAAACTGGCGATTGCCACTGCCTTAATTCACCGTCCTGCTTTGCTGCTGTTGGATGAACCCACCTTGGGATTGGATGTGGAAGCAGCACAAACCGTCAAGTCCCTGATTCGTCAAATTGCCGCGGCGGGGCAGGCTATCCTGCTCACCACCCATCAATTGGATATTGCCGAAGTGCTCTCGGATCAAGTGGCCGTGATTCAAGGGGGGGTAATCATCGCCCAGGCGCCAACCCGGGAGTTGATCCGACACTTTGCTGGCACTGCCTCCACTTATCACATCGAGTTGGAACAAGCCATCGACAGTGAACGGGCTGCCCAACTGGGATCCCTGGGGGGGGTGGTCGAGGAGCCACATCGGTTGCGGTTCACCGGCTCCTCCGAGCAGTTGTATCGGGTACTGGATAGAATAAACCCCATACCTTTGCTCAGCCTTAAGCGAGAAGAAGCGGATCTCACTCACATTTTTCTTAAGTTATTGAAGAAGGGAAATGGGGAGGGATGA
- a CDS encoding ABC transporter permease gives MIQLFFAELKRSWIQYIRYPVEALGGILITTFFFYALFVGAQYVAGPASQFGERLDAVVIGYVLWTLVIFVVNDIALNLQVEAQTGTLEQVLLSPFSAASIFLARACASFSLRFTSVTAILMVILGLTGSRLQFPPSLILPLVSVVLGAYGLAFLLGSAALIFKRIQQLLVMSQFGLLFLLATPTEEWQGSLKWVGQGLPMTAGAGLLRDVMVRDVGLDGPRLLMGLVTGVVYFALGMAAFRGSVRIAKDRGILGSQ, from the coding sequence ATGATTCAACTCTTTTTTGCCGAGTTAAAACGCTCCTGGATCCAATACATTCGCTATCCTGTTGAGGCACTGGGCGGGATCCTGATCACCACATTTTTCTTCTATGCTTTGTTTGTTGGTGCTCAATATGTGGCGGGGCCAGCCTCCCAATTTGGGGAACGCCTGGATGCTGTGGTCATTGGCTATGTACTGTGGACACTGGTGATTTTTGTCGTCAATGATATTGCTTTGAATTTACAGGTAGAAGCCCAAACAGGAACCCTTGAGCAAGTCTTGCTCTCCCCCTTTTCAGCGGCATCTATTTTTCTTGCCCGGGCCTGTGCCAGTTTCTCGTTACGTTTCACATCAGTCACAGCCATTTTAATGGTGATTTTAGGGCTGACGGGCAGCCGATTACAGTTCCCTCCCAGCTTGATTTTGCCCCTGGTCAGTGTGGTGCTGGGAGCTTATGGCCTTGCTTTTTTGCTCGGCTCTGCTGCTTTGATCTTTAAGCGGATCCAGCAGCTTCTGGTGATGAGCCAGTTTGGCTTGTTGTTTCTTTTGGCCACTCCCACCGAAGAATGGCAGGGATCCCTGAAATGGGTGGGGCAAGGGTTGCCAATGACAGCAGGAGCTGGACTGTTGCGGGATGTGATGGTGCGGGATGTGGGCTTGGATGGGCCGCGGCTGTTGATGGGTTTGGTCACTGGAGTTGTATATTTTGCTCTGGGGATGGCGGCCTTTCGCGGGTCAGTTCGGATTGCCAAAGATCGCGGTATCCTCGGCTCCCAGTAG
- a CDS encoding DUF2283 domain-containing protein produces MDNKNDRTGNTLVVWFGNPQDEVEAKEMGDEVILMKDHQGQVIGFEKLNFLPPSDSPVRITFETIAP; encoded by the coding sequence ATTGACAATAAAAATGACCGCACAGGTAATACACTTGTCGTTTGGTTTGGCAATCCTCAAGATGAGGTTGAAGCTAAAGAAATGGGGGATGAGGTGATTTTGATGAAAGACCACCAAGGTCAGGTGATTGGCTTTGAAAAACTCAACTTTCTACCTCCTTCTGATAGTCCTGTACGCATTACCTTTGAAACCATAGCCCCCTAA
- a CDS encoding ABC transporter ATP-binding protein — protein MKIQLLNIHKRFGTVQANRDVSLLVEAGTIHGLLGENGAGKSTLVKILSGFLRCDQGEIRVGGQPVQIGSPAAAICLGIGMLHQDPLDFPSLTVLENFIAGQPGRFGLRRRESLQRLRKLCEEFGFDLNPDGAIGELTVGERQQLEILRLLSLGINTLILDEPTTGISASQKDLLFAALRRLAEQGKSVIFVSHKLEDVERLCDWVTVMRQGQVVGTLPVRGEDDSPVPLEQRLIELMFGRELAAPGRIHPPATTADPLLELRSLLLRQDHVTLGLPNLRVQAGEVIGLAGLEGSGQRQLLLACAGLLPPLQGQILLQGQEMAGRPYAEYLRRGVGYSPADRLREGLIPGLTLQEHFALQQRDPWINWPLARQRTQAAIEHFSIRGHTHSRVEQLSGGNQQRSQLALLPTPLTLLLMEHPTRGLDIESALWIWGQLLERTQTGTAIFFASADLDEIVQYSDRVMVFSGGQVSQPIPVAELTVSRLGQMIGGKIHGIPTEV, from the coding sequence ATGAAGATCCAACTGCTCAATATCCACAAGCGCTTTGGAACGGTACAGGCCAACCGGGATGTGTCCTTGCTAGTGGAGGCGGGCACCATTCACGGCCTGCTAGGAGAAAATGGGGCGGGCAAAAGTACTCTGGTCAAGATTCTGAGTGGATTCTTGCGCTGTGATCAGGGGGAGATTCGTGTGGGTGGGCAACCGGTTCAGATCGGCAGCCCTGCCGCCGCGATTTGTCTGGGCATTGGCATGTTGCACCAGGATCCCTTAGATTTTCCGTCTCTGACAGTGCTGGAAAATTTTATCGCGGGGCAACCGGGGCGCTTTGGTTTGCGGCGAAGGGAAAGTCTACAGCGACTGAGAAAGCTATGCGAGGAATTTGGCTTTGATCTCAACCCGGATGGGGCAATTGGCGAGCTGACAGTGGGGGAGCGGCAACAACTGGAAATTTTGCGGTTGCTCTCGCTGGGGATCAACACCCTAATCTTGGATGAGCCCACTACGGGCATTTCCGCCTCTCAAAAGGATCTTTTGTTTGCGGCTTTGCGACGGCTAGCGGAGCAGGGTAAATCAGTGATCTTTGTCTCCCACAAACTGGAGGACGTAGAACGGCTCTGCGATTGGGTGACGGTGATGCGGCAGGGTCAGGTGGTGGGAACTCTGCCCGTCAGGGGAGAGGATGATTCCCCGGTGCCCCTAGAACAACGGCTGATCGAGCTGATGTTTGGCCGGGAGTTGGCGGCTCCTGGACGGATCCATCCTCCGGCGACAACGGCGGATCCCTTACTAGAGCTACGATCGCTGCTGTTGCGGCAGGATCATGTCACCCTAGGTTTGCCAAATTTGAGGGTGCAGGCGGGGGAGGTGATCGGTCTGGCGGGGCTGGAAGGCAGCGGTCAACGGCAGTTGCTACTCGCCTGTGCGGGATTGTTGCCTCCTCTTCAAGGACAGATTCTGCTACAGGGACAAGAGATGGCAGGCCGACCCTATGCAGAGTATCTGCGGCGAGGGGTAGGTTACTCTCCGGCGGATCGGCTGCGGGAGGGGCTGATCCCTGGGTTGACGCTGCAAGAGCATTTTGCCCTACAGCAACGGGATCCCTGGATAAACTGGCCCCTGGCGCGTCAACGCACCCAAGCGGCCATCGAGCACTTCAGCATTCGTGGGCATACTCATAGCCGGGTGGAGCAACTCTCTGGGGGGAACCAACAGCGCAGCCAACTGGCCCTTCTGCCTACCCCTCTCACCCTGTTGCTGATGGAACACCCGACGCGGGGACTGGATATTGAGTCGGCGCTGTGGATCTGGGGTCAGCTATTAGAGCGCACCCAAACCGGTACAGCTATTTTCTTTGCTTCAGCCGATTTGGATGAGATCGTGCAATATAGCGATCGGGTGATGGTGTTTAGTGGTGGGCAAGTTTCACAGCCCATACCGGTGGCGGAGCTGACCGTTTCGCGGTTGGGGCAGATGATCGGCGGTAAGATCCACGGGATCCCGACGGAGGTGTAA